From a single Nicotiana tomentosiformis chromosome 2, ASM39032v3, whole genome shotgun sequence genomic region:
- the LOC104102365 gene encoding putative lipase C4A8.10 isoform X2, with protein sequence MASLAPIFHHHYLPQFKHHSHSKNNSFLSSNPYSSSYPYCCSSSASFNWKNFVIFSGINSFWRNRSLRAQVMCSIERSVLSPSWLLDMEDKPEHLLVLVHGILASPSDWTYAQAELKKRLGRNFVIYASSCNTFTKTFSGIDGAGKRLADEVMLVVKKRESLKKISFLAHSLGGLITRYAAAVLYTSTNHNDPSDDVVASTNANFKMTCFSNKGLIAGLEPINFITLATPHLGVRGKNQLPFLLGVPILEKLAAPVAPIFAGRTGSQLFLTEGKPNKPPLLLRMASDCDDGKFLSALGAFKCRVLYANVSYDHMVGWRTSSIRRETELFKPPRRSLDGYKHVVDMEYCPAVPSEGPHFPPEAAKAKEAAQNAPSAQTTLEYHEIMEEEMIRGLQQFSWKKVDVSFHSAFWSFFAHNNIHVKNEWFHNAGAGVIAHVADHIKQQEKQQEYSLFFTASL encoded by the exons ATGGCGTCATTGGCACCAATATTTCATCATCATTATTTGCCTCAATTTAAGCACCATTCTCATTCCAAAAACAATTCCTTCTTATCTTCCAATCCATATTCCTCCTCTTACCCTTACTGTTGTTCTTCATCGGCGTCCTTTAATTGGAAGAACTTTGTCATCTTTTCTG GCATAAATAGTTTTTGGAGAAATCGAAGCCTTAGAGCCCAGGTGATGTGTTCAATTGAAAGAAGTGTTTTGTCACCAAGTTGGTTGTTGGACATGGAGGATAAGCCTGAGCATCTTCTTGTTCTTGTTCATGGCATCTTGGCAAG CCCAAGTGATTGGACGTATGCACAAGCAGAGCTTAAAAAGCGGTTGGGAAGAAACTTTGTGATCTATG CAAGTTCATGTAACACTTTCACTAAAACCTTCTCCGGGATTGATGGAGCTGGGAAAAGGCTAGCAGATGAA GTCATGCTGGTTGTAAAGAAGCGAGAGAGCCTAAAGAAGATTTCTTTTCTAGCTCATTCTCTTGGTGGATTGATTACAAGATATGCTGCTGCTGTTCTTTATACATCAACCAACCATAATGACCCTTCTGATGATGTGGTCGCTTCAACTAATGCAAACTTCAAAATGACATGCTTCTCAAATAAAGGCTTAATTGCCGGGCTGGAACCAATCAATTTTATCACCTTGGCAACGCCACATCTTGGTGTGAGAGGGAAAAATCAG CTTCCATTTCTCCTGGGAGTTCCTATATTAGAGAAACTTGCAGCACCAGTTGCTCCCATTTTTGCTGGCCGAACTGGTAGTCAGCTCTTCCTCACAGAGGGCAAGCCCAACAAACCACCTCTTCTACTTAGAATGGCATCCGACTGTGATGATGGTAAATTTTT ATCGGCCCTCGGTGCTTTCAAATGTCGTGTTCTTTATGCTAATGTCTCTTATGACC ATATGGTTGGTTGGCGTACATCCTCTATAAGAAGGGAGACAGAACTTTTCAAG CCTCCTCGGCGATCTTTGGATGGATACAAGCATGTTGTAGATATGGAATATTGTCCAGCCGTTCCATCTGAAGGTCCCCATTTCCCTCCTGAGGCAGCCAAAGCAAAGGAGGCAGCTCAAAATGCACCCAGCGCACAGACCACATTGGAATACCATGAAATTATGGAAG AGGAAATGATACGTGGCTTACAGCAGTTCAGTTGGAAGAAAGTTGATGTTAGCTTTCACTCAGCATTTTGGTCTTTCTTCGCCCATAACAATATCCAT GTAAAGAATGAATGGTTTCACAATGCTGGAGCTGGAGTAATTGCACATGTGGCAGACCACATAAAGCAACAAGAGAAGCAACAGGAATACTCCTTATTTTTTACTGCTAGTTTGTAG
- the LOC104102365 gene encoding uncharacterized protein isoform X1, which produces MASLAPIFHHHYLPQFKHHSHSKNNSFLSSNPYSSSYPYCCSSSASFNWKNFVIFSAGINSFWRNRSLRAQVMCSIERSVLSPSWLLDMEDKPEHLLVLVHGILASPSDWTYAQAELKKRLGRNFVIYASSCNTFTKTFSGIDGAGKRLADEVMLVVKKRESLKKISFLAHSLGGLITRYAAAVLYTSTNHNDPSDDVVASTNANFKMTCFSNKGLIAGLEPINFITLATPHLGVRGKNQLPFLLGVPILEKLAAPVAPIFAGRTGSQLFLTEGKPNKPPLLLRMASDCDDGKFLSALGAFKCRVLYANVSYDHMVGWRTSSIRRETELFKPPRRSLDGYKHVVDMEYCPAVPSEGPHFPPEAAKAKEAAQNAPSAQTTLEYHEIMEEEMIRGLQQFSWKKVDVSFHSAFWSFFAHNNIHVKNEWFHNAGAGVIAHVADHIKQQEKQQEYSLFFTASL; this is translated from the exons ATGGCGTCATTGGCACCAATATTTCATCATCATTATTTGCCTCAATTTAAGCACCATTCTCATTCCAAAAACAATTCCTTCTTATCTTCCAATCCATATTCCTCCTCTTACCCTTACTGTTGTTCTTCATCGGCGTCCTTTAATTGGAAGAACTTTGTCATCTTTTCTG CAGGCATAAATAGTTTTTGGAGAAATCGAAGCCTTAGAGCCCAGGTGATGTGTTCAATTGAAAGAAGTGTTTTGTCACCAAGTTGGTTGTTGGACATGGAGGATAAGCCTGAGCATCTTCTTGTTCTTGTTCATGGCATCTTGGCAAG CCCAAGTGATTGGACGTATGCACAAGCAGAGCTTAAAAAGCGGTTGGGAAGAAACTTTGTGATCTATG CAAGTTCATGTAACACTTTCACTAAAACCTTCTCCGGGATTGATGGAGCTGGGAAAAGGCTAGCAGATGAA GTCATGCTGGTTGTAAAGAAGCGAGAGAGCCTAAAGAAGATTTCTTTTCTAGCTCATTCTCTTGGTGGATTGATTACAAGATATGCTGCTGCTGTTCTTTATACATCAACCAACCATAATGACCCTTCTGATGATGTGGTCGCTTCAACTAATGCAAACTTCAAAATGACATGCTTCTCAAATAAAGGCTTAATTGCCGGGCTGGAACCAATCAATTTTATCACCTTGGCAACGCCACATCTTGGTGTGAGAGGGAAAAATCAG CTTCCATTTCTCCTGGGAGTTCCTATATTAGAGAAACTTGCAGCACCAGTTGCTCCCATTTTTGCTGGCCGAACTGGTAGTCAGCTCTTCCTCACAGAGGGCAAGCCCAACAAACCACCTCTTCTACTTAGAATGGCATCCGACTGTGATGATGGTAAATTTTT ATCGGCCCTCGGTGCTTTCAAATGTCGTGTTCTTTATGCTAATGTCTCTTATGACC ATATGGTTGGTTGGCGTACATCCTCTATAAGAAGGGAGACAGAACTTTTCAAG CCTCCTCGGCGATCTTTGGATGGATACAAGCATGTTGTAGATATGGAATATTGTCCAGCCGTTCCATCTGAAGGTCCCCATTTCCCTCCTGAGGCAGCCAAAGCAAAGGAGGCAGCTCAAAATGCACCCAGCGCACAGACCACATTGGAATACCATGAAATTATGGAAG AGGAAATGATACGTGGCTTACAGCAGTTCAGTTGGAAGAAAGTTGATGTTAGCTTTCACTCAGCATTTTGGTCTTTCTTCGCCCATAACAATATCCAT GTAAAGAATGAATGGTTTCACAATGCTGGAGCTGGAGTAATTGCACATGTGGCAGACCACATAAAGCAACAAGAGAAGCAACAGGAATACTCCTTATTTTTTACTGCTAGTTTGTAG
- the LOC104102365 gene encoding putative lipase YDL109C isoform X3: MYLQLASSSTLAGINSFWRNRSLRAQVMCSIERSVLSPSWLLDMEDKPEHLLVLVHGILASPSDWTYAQAELKKRLGRNFVIYASSCNTFTKTFSGIDGAGKRLADEVMLVVKKRESLKKISFLAHSLGGLITRYAAAVLYTSTNHNDPSDDVVASTNANFKMTCFSNKGLIAGLEPINFITLATPHLGVRGKNQLPFLLGVPILEKLAAPVAPIFAGRTGSQLFLTEGKPNKPPLLLRMASDCDDGKFLSALGAFKCRVLYANVSYDHMVGWRTSSIRRETELFKPPRRSLDGYKHVVDMEYCPAVPSEGPHFPPEAAKAKEAAQNAPSAQTTLEYHEIMEEEMIRGLQQFSWKKVDVSFHSAFWSFFAHNNIHVKNEWFHNAGAGVIAHVADHIKQQEKQQEYSLFFTASL, translated from the exons ATGTACCTACAGCTAGCTTCCTCCTCTACTTTGG CAGGCATAAATAGTTTTTGGAGAAATCGAAGCCTTAGAGCCCAGGTGATGTGTTCAATTGAAAGAAGTGTTTTGTCACCAAGTTGGTTGTTGGACATGGAGGATAAGCCTGAGCATCTTCTTGTTCTTGTTCATGGCATCTTGGCAAG CCCAAGTGATTGGACGTATGCACAAGCAGAGCTTAAAAAGCGGTTGGGAAGAAACTTTGTGATCTATG CAAGTTCATGTAACACTTTCACTAAAACCTTCTCCGGGATTGATGGAGCTGGGAAAAGGCTAGCAGATGAA GTCATGCTGGTTGTAAAGAAGCGAGAGAGCCTAAAGAAGATTTCTTTTCTAGCTCATTCTCTTGGTGGATTGATTACAAGATATGCTGCTGCTGTTCTTTATACATCAACCAACCATAATGACCCTTCTGATGATGTGGTCGCTTCAACTAATGCAAACTTCAAAATGACATGCTTCTCAAATAAAGGCTTAATTGCCGGGCTGGAACCAATCAATTTTATCACCTTGGCAACGCCACATCTTGGTGTGAGAGGGAAAAATCAG CTTCCATTTCTCCTGGGAGTTCCTATATTAGAGAAACTTGCAGCACCAGTTGCTCCCATTTTTGCTGGCCGAACTGGTAGTCAGCTCTTCCTCACAGAGGGCAAGCCCAACAAACCACCTCTTCTACTTAGAATGGCATCCGACTGTGATGATGGTAAATTTTT ATCGGCCCTCGGTGCTTTCAAATGTCGTGTTCTTTATGCTAATGTCTCTTATGACC ATATGGTTGGTTGGCGTACATCCTCTATAAGAAGGGAGACAGAACTTTTCAAG CCTCCTCGGCGATCTTTGGATGGATACAAGCATGTTGTAGATATGGAATATTGTCCAGCCGTTCCATCTGAAGGTCCCCATTTCCCTCCTGAGGCAGCCAAAGCAAAGGAGGCAGCTCAAAATGCACCCAGCGCACAGACCACATTGGAATACCATGAAATTATGGAAG AGGAAATGATACGTGGCTTACAGCAGTTCAGTTGGAAGAAAGTTGATGTTAGCTTTCACTCAGCATTTTGGTCTTTCTTCGCCCATAACAATATCCAT GTAAAGAATGAATGGTTTCACAATGCTGGAGCTGGAGTAATTGCACATGTGGCAGACCACATAAAGCAACAAGAGAAGCAACAGGAATACTCCTTATTTTTTACTGCTAGTTTGTAG
- the LOC104102365 gene encoding putative lipase YDL109C isoform X4 yields the protein MYLQLASSSTLGINSFWRNRSLRAQVMCSIERSVLSPSWLLDMEDKPEHLLVLVHGILASPSDWTYAQAELKKRLGRNFVIYASSCNTFTKTFSGIDGAGKRLADEVMLVVKKRESLKKISFLAHSLGGLITRYAAAVLYTSTNHNDPSDDVVASTNANFKMTCFSNKGLIAGLEPINFITLATPHLGVRGKNQLPFLLGVPILEKLAAPVAPIFAGRTGSQLFLTEGKPNKPPLLLRMASDCDDGKFLSALGAFKCRVLYANVSYDHMVGWRTSSIRRETELFKPPRRSLDGYKHVVDMEYCPAVPSEGPHFPPEAAKAKEAAQNAPSAQTTLEYHEIMEEEMIRGLQQFSWKKVDVSFHSAFWSFFAHNNIHVKNEWFHNAGAGVIAHVADHIKQQEKQQEYSLFFTASL from the exons ATGTACCTACAGCTAGCTTCCTCCTCTACTTTGG GCATAAATAGTTTTTGGAGAAATCGAAGCCTTAGAGCCCAGGTGATGTGTTCAATTGAAAGAAGTGTTTTGTCACCAAGTTGGTTGTTGGACATGGAGGATAAGCCTGAGCATCTTCTTGTTCTTGTTCATGGCATCTTGGCAAG CCCAAGTGATTGGACGTATGCACAAGCAGAGCTTAAAAAGCGGTTGGGAAGAAACTTTGTGATCTATG CAAGTTCATGTAACACTTTCACTAAAACCTTCTCCGGGATTGATGGAGCTGGGAAAAGGCTAGCAGATGAA GTCATGCTGGTTGTAAAGAAGCGAGAGAGCCTAAAGAAGATTTCTTTTCTAGCTCATTCTCTTGGTGGATTGATTACAAGATATGCTGCTGCTGTTCTTTATACATCAACCAACCATAATGACCCTTCTGATGATGTGGTCGCTTCAACTAATGCAAACTTCAAAATGACATGCTTCTCAAATAAAGGCTTAATTGCCGGGCTGGAACCAATCAATTTTATCACCTTGGCAACGCCACATCTTGGTGTGAGAGGGAAAAATCAG CTTCCATTTCTCCTGGGAGTTCCTATATTAGAGAAACTTGCAGCACCAGTTGCTCCCATTTTTGCTGGCCGAACTGGTAGTCAGCTCTTCCTCACAGAGGGCAAGCCCAACAAACCACCTCTTCTACTTAGAATGGCATCCGACTGTGATGATGGTAAATTTTT ATCGGCCCTCGGTGCTTTCAAATGTCGTGTTCTTTATGCTAATGTCTCTTATGACC ATATGGTTGGTTGGCGTACATCCTCTATAAGAAGGGAGACAGAACTTTTCAAG CCTCCTCGGCGATCTTTGGATGGATACAAGCATGTTGTAGATATGGAATATTGTCCAGCCGTTCCATCTGAAGGTCCCCATTTCCCTCCTGAGGCAGCCAAAGCAAAGGAGGCAGCTCAAAATGCACCCAGCGCACAGACCACATTGGAATACCATGAAATTATGGAAG AGGAAATGATACGTGGCTTACAGCAGTTCAGTTGGAAGAAAGTTGATGTTAGCTTTCACTCAGCATTTTGGTCTTTCTTCGCCCATAACAATATCCAT GTAAAGAATGAATGGTTTCACAATGCTGGAGCTGGAGTAATTGCACATGTGGCAGACCACATAAAGCAACAAGAGAAGCAACAGGAATACTCCTTATTTTTTACTGCTAGTTTGTAG
- the LOC104102365 gene encoding lipid droplet phospholipase 1-like isoform X5 produces MCSIERSVLSPSWLLDMEDKPEHLLVLVHGILASPSDWTYAQAELKKRLGRNFVIYASSCNTFTKTFSGIDGAGKRLADEVMLVVKKRESLKKISFLAHSLGGLITRYAAAVLYTSTNHNDPSDDVVASTNANFKMTCFSNKGLIAGLEPINFITLATPHLGVRGKNQLPFLLGVPILEKLAAPVAPIFAGRTGSQLFLTEGKPNKPPLLLRMASDCDDGKFLSALGAFKCRVLYANVSYDHMVGWRTSSIRRETELFKPPRRSLDGYKHVVDMEYCPAVPSEGPHFPPEAAKAKEAAQNAPSAQTTLEYHEIMEEEMIRGLQQFSWKKVDVSFHSAFWSFFAHNNIHVKNEWFHNAGAGVIAHVADHIKQQEKQQEYSLFFTASL; encoded by the exons ATGTGTTCAATTGAAAGAAGTGTTTTGTCACCAAGTTGGTTGTTGGACATGGAGGATAAGCCTGAGCATCTTCTTGTTCTTGTTCATGGCATCTTGGCAAG CCCAAGTGATTGGACGTATGCACAAGCAGAGCTTAAAAAGCGGTTGGGAAGAAACTTTGTGATCTATG CAAGTTCATGTAACACTTTCACTAAAACCTTCTCCGGGATTGATGGAGCTGGGAAAAGGCTAGCAGATGAA GTCATGCTGGTTGTAAAGAAGCGAGAGAGCCTAAAGAAGATTTCTTTTCTAGCTCATTCTCTTGGTGGATTGATTACAAGATATGCTGCTGCTGTTCTTTATACATCAACCAACCATAATGACCCTTCTGATGATGTGGTCGCTTCAACTAATGCAAACTTCAAAATGACATGCTTCTCAAATAAAGGCTTAATTGCCGGGCTGGAACCAATCAATTTTATCACCTTGGCAACGCCACATCTTGGTGTGAGAGGGAAAAATCAG CTTCCATTTCTCCTGGGAGTTCCTATATTAGAGAAACTTGCAGCACCAGTTGCTCCCATTTTTGCTGGCCGAACTGGTAGTCAGCTCTTCCTCACAGAGGGCAAGCCCAACAAACCACCTCTTCTACTTAGAATGGCATCCGACTGTGATGATGGTAAATTTTT ATCGGCCCTCGGTGCTTTCAAATGTCGTGTTCTTTATGCTAATGTCTCTTATGACC ATATGGTTGGTTGGCGTACATCCTCTATAAGAAGGGAGACAGAACTTTTCAAG CCTCCTCGGCGATCTTTGGATGGATACAAGCATGTTGTAGATATGGAATATTGTCCAGCCGTTCCATCTGAAGGTCCCCATTTCCCTCCTGAGGCAGCCAAAGCAAAGGAGGCAGCTCAAAATGCACCCAGCGCACAGACCACATTGGAATACCATGAAATTATGGAAG AGGAAATGATACGTGGCTTACAGCAGTTCAGTTGGAAGAAAGTTGATGTTAGCTTTCACTCAGCATTTTGGTCTTTCTTCGCCCATAACAATATCCAT GTAAAGAATGAATGGTTTCACAATGCTGGAGCTGGAGTAATTGCACATGTGGCAGACCACATAAAGCAACAAGAGAAGCAACAGGAATACTCCTTATTTTTTACTGCTAGTTTGTAG